Proteins encoded by one window of Streptomyces sp. NBC_01571:
- the miaB gene encoding tRNA (N6-isopentenyl adenosine(37)-C2)-methylthiotransferase MiaB, whose product MVMDTLEPPRSYEVRTYGCQMNVHDSERLSGLLEGAGYVRAPEGSDGDADVVVFNTCAVRENADNRLYGNLGRLAPMKTKRPGMQIAVGGCLAQKDRDTIVKKAPWVDVVFGTHNIGKLPVLLERARVQEEAQIEIAESLEAFPSTLPTRRESAYAAWVSISVGCNNTCTFCIVPALRGKEKDRRTGDILAEIEALVGEGVSEITLLGQNVNAYGSDIGDREAFSKLLRACGQIEGLERVRFTSPHPRDFTDDVIAAMAETPNVMPQLHMPMQSGSDTVLKAMRRSYRQERYLGIIEKVRAAIPHAAITTDIIVGFPGETEEDFEQTMHAVREARFTQAFTFQYSKRPGTPAATMEGQIPKEVVQARYERLVALQEEISWDENKKQVDRVLELMVAEGEGRKDGATHRLSGRAPDNRLVHFTKPDQDVRPGDVVTVEITYAAPHHLLAEGAVLDVRRTRAGDAWEKRNAAQAAKPAGVMLGLPKIGAPEPLPVVTGSGCGCD is encoded by the coding sequence ATGGTCATGGACACCCTAGAACCTCCACGAAGCTACGAGGTACGCACTTACGGGTGCCAGATGAACGTCCACGACTCCGAACGGCTCTCCGGGCTCCTCGAAGGCGCAGGCTACGTGCGGGCGCCCGAGGGGTCCGACGGCGACGCGGACGTCGTCGTCTTCAACACCTGCGCCGTGCGCGAGAACGCCGACAACCGGCTGTACGGCAACCTCGGCCGCCTCGCCCCGATGAAGACGAAGCGCCCCGGGATGCAGATCGCGGTAGGCGGCTGCCTGGCGCAGAAGGACCGCGACACCATCGTGAAGAAGGCGCCCTGGGTGGACGTCGTCTTCGGTACGCACAACATCGGCAAACTGCCCGTCCTCCTGGAGCGCGCCCGCGTGCAGGAAGAGGCACAGATCGAGATCGCCGAGTCGCTCGAGGCGTTCCCCTCGACGCTGCCGACCCGCCGGGAGAGCGCCTACGCGGCCTGGGTGTCGATCTCCGTCGGCTGCAACAACACCTGCACGTTCTGCATCGTCCCGGCGCTCCGCGGCAAGGAGAAGGACCGCAGGACGGGCGACATCCTCGCCGAGATCGAGGCACTCGTCGGCGAGGGCGTCTCCGAGATCACGCTGCTCGGCCAGAACGTCAACGCGTACGGCAGTGACATCGGCGACCGGGAGGCCTTCAGCAAGCTGCTGCGCGCCTGCGGGCAGATCGAGGGCCTCGAGCGGGTCCGGTTCACCTCCCCGCACCCCCGCGACTTCACCGACGACGTGATCGCGGCCATGGCGGAGACGCCGAACGTGATGCCGCAGCTGCACATGCCGATGCAGTCCGGCTCGGACACCGTCCTGAAGGCGATGCGCCGCTCGTACCGCCAGGAGCGCTACCTGGGGATCATCGAGAAGGTGCGCGCCGCCATCCCGCACGCCGCGATCACCACCGACATCATCGTGGGCTTCCCCGGCGAGACCGAGGAGGACTTCGAGCAGACGATGCACGCCGTCCGCGAGGCGCGCTTCACGCAGGCCTTCACGTTCCAGTACTCCAAGCGCCCCGGCACCCCGGCGGCCACCATGGAGGGGCAGATCCCCAAGGAGGTCGTCCAGGCGCGCTACGAGCGTCTCGTCGCCCTCCAGGAGGAGATCTCCTGGGACGAGAACAAGAAGCAGGTCGATCGCGTCCTGGAGCTGATGGTCGCCGAGGGCGAGGGCCGCAAGGACGGCGCCACGCACCGCCTGTCCGGCCGCGCCCCCGACAACCGCCTGGTCCACTTCACCAAGCCCGACCAGGACGTACGCCCCGGTGACGTCGTCACCGTCGAGATCACCTACGCCGCCCCGCATCATCTGCTCGCCGAGGGCGCCGTCCTGGACGTGCGCCGCACGCGCGCGGGGGACGCCTGGGAGAAGCGCAACGCGGCCCAGGCGGCGAAGCCGGCCGGCGTGATGCTGGGGCTGCCGAAGATCGGCGCCCCGGAACCGCTGCCCGTCGTGACCGGCAGCGGCTGCGGCTGCGACTGA
- a CDS encoding class III extradiol dioxygenase subunit B-like domain-containing protein gives MLVAAAACPCPPLLVPEVAAGAAPELAAARDACADALGVLAASRPDLLVVVGPADDGGSYPEGTPGSFRGFGVDLGVCLGRGGTPLAPSQRALPPSLTVAAWLLERTDWSDAPVTGLAVAEPLTAELCGSVGAEAAGRAARVALLVMGDGSACRTLKAPGYLDERAAGFDAEVARALGTADVSALQALDAGLARELMASGRAPWQVLAGAAEDAELGGALLYEDAPYGVGYLVAAWS, from the coding sequence ATGCTTGTAGCCGCCGCAGCCTGCCCCTGTCCGCCGCTGCTCGTGCCCGAGGTCGCCGCCGGCGCGGCGCCCGAGCTGGCCGCCGCGCGCGACGCGTGCGCGGACGCGCTCGGCGTGCTCGCCGCCTCCCGGCCCGATCTGCTGGTCGTCGTGGGCCCCGCCGACGACGGCGGGTCCTACCCCGAGGGGACACCGGGCTCGTTCCGCGGGTTCGGCGTGGACCTCGGCGTATGCCTCGGGCGGGGCGGCACCCCTCTGGCGCCCTCGCAGCGGGCGCTTCCGCCCTCGCTCACCGTCGCCGCCTGGCTGCTGGAGCGCACGGACTGGTCCGACGCCCCCGTGACAGGTCTCGCCGTGGCGGAGCCGCTCACGGCCGAGCTGTGCGGGAGCGTCGGAGCGGAGGCCGCGGGCCGGGCCGCGCGGGTGGCCCTCCTGGTGATGGGCGACGGCAGCGCATGCCGGACGCTGAAGGCGCCCGGATACCTGGACGAGCGCGCGGCGGGCTTCGACGCGGAGGTCGCCCGGGCGCTGGGGACGGCGGACGTTTCGGCACTGCAGGCACTGGACGCCGGGCTCGCCCGCGAACTGATGGCCTCCGGCCGCGCCCCCTGGCAGGTCCTCGCGGGCGCGGCAGAGGACGCTGAGCTGGGCGGCGCCCTGCTGTACGAGGACGCGCCGTACGGCGTGGGGTACCTGGTGGCGGCCTGGTCGTAG
- a CDS encoding antitoxin, translated as MSLLDNLKAKLAPAKDKVSDLAQQHGDKVTHGLDKAARVVDEKTKGKYSDKIQTGTGKAKGAMDRLAHKEGGPTPPPDAPPPPPAF; from the coding sequence ATGAGTCTCCTGGACAATCTGAAAGCCAAGCTGGCGCCTGCCAAGGACAAGGTCTCGGACCTCGCGCAGCAGCACGGGGACAAGGTCACCCACGGTCTCGACAAGGCCGCCAGGGTGGTCGACGAGAAGACCAAGGGCAAGTACAGCGACAAGATCCAGACGGGCACGGGCAAGGCGAAGGGCGCCATGGACCGACTGGCGCACAAGGAGGGCGGCCCCACGCCTCCGCCGGACGCGCCGCCACCGCCCCCCGCATTCTGA
- the miaA gene encoding tRNA (adenosine(37)-N6)-dimethylallyltransferase MiaA — MSSAPPAPRVIAVVGPTAAGKSDLGVFLARRLGGEVVNADSMQLYRGMDIGTAKLTSEERAGIPHHLLDIWDVTVTASVAEYQRLARARIDALLAEGRWPVLVGGSGLYVRGAVDNLEFPGTDPEVRARLEEELGLRGSGALHARLAMADPEAAQAILPSNGRRIVRALEVIEITGKPFTANLPGHDSVYDTLQIGVDVTRPELDERIARRVDRMWEAGLVDEVRELEARGLREGRTASRALGYQQVLAALAGECTDAEARAETVRATKRFARRQDSWFRRDPRVHWLSGAAADLTELPQLALALVERPVTA; from the coding sequence GTGAGCAGCGCACCCCCCGCCCCCCGAGTCATCGCCGTCGTCGGACCGACCGCGGCAGGAAAGTCCGATCTGGGCGTTTTCCTCGCCCGCCGTCTCGGAGGCGAGGTCGTCAACGCCGACTCCATGCAGTTGTACCGAGGGATGGACATCGGCACCGCGAAGCTGACGTCCGAGGAGCGGGCCGGGATTCCGCACCACCTGCTGGACATCTGGGACGTGACCGTCACGGCCAGCGTCGCGGAGTACCAGCGGCTCGCCCGCGCCCGCATCGACGCCCTGCTCGCCGAGGGCCGCTGGCCGGTCCTGGTGGGCGGCTCCGGGCTCTATGTGCGCGGCGCCGTCGACAACCTGGAGTTCCCCGGCACCGACCCCGAGGTGCGCGCCCGTCTGGAGGAGGAGCTCGGGCTGCGCGGCTCGGGCGCGCTGCACGCGCGTCTGGCCATGGCCGACCCCGAGGCCGCCCAGGCGATCCTGCCCAGCAACGGCCGCCGCATCGTGCGGGCGCTGGAGGTCATCGAGATCACCGGCAAACCCTTCACGGCCAACCTCCCCGGCCACGACTCGGTGTACGACACCCTCCAGATCGGTGTCGACGTGACGCGTCCCGAGCTCGACGAGCGGATCGCGCGCCGCGTCGACCGGATGTGGGAGGCCGGGCTCGTCGACGAGGTGCGGGAGCTGGAGGCGCGCGGCCTGCGCGAGGGGCGCACGGCGTCGCGCGCGCTCGGGTACCAGCAGGTGCTCGCGGCGCTCGCCGGGGAGTGCACCGACGCCGAGGCGCGCGCCGAGACCGTACGCGCCACGAAACGCTTCGCGCGACGTCAGGATTCGTGGTTCCGGCGCGATCCCCGGGTGCACTGGCTGAGCGGCGCCGCGGCGGACCTCACAGAACTTCCACAACTCGCGCTGGCGTTGGTCGAACGACCGGTCACAGCCTGA
- the dapF gene encoding diaminopimelate epimerase produces the protein MSTRIAFLKGHGTENDFVIVPDPENAVDLSPAAVAALCDRRAGIGGDGLLHVVRSAAHPEAAEMAAEAEWFMDYRNGDGSVAEMCGNGVRVFAHYLQRAGHVAEGDITIATRAGVKSVHLAKNGDVTVGMGKAVLPEGDVTVSVDGHSWPARNVNMGNPHAVAFVDHLGQAGNLFTPPPVTPASAYPDGVNVEFVVDRGPRHVALRVHERGSGETRSCGTGACAVAVATARRDGADPAVTGTPVTYTVDVPGGRLVITEHPDGAIEMTGPAVIVAEGDIDAEWLAAVRL, from the coding sequence ATGAGCACGCGGATCGCCTTCCTCAAGGGCCACGGGACCGAGAACGACTTCGTGATCGTCCCCGACCCGGAGAACGCCGTCGACCTGTCCCCGGCCGCCGTGGCCGCCCTGTGCGACCGCCGCGCGGGCATCGGTGGCGACGGTCTCCTGCACGTCGTACGGTCCGCCGCGCACCCCGAGGCCGCGGAGATGGCGGCCGAGGCGGAGTGGTTCATGGACTACCGCAACGGCGACGGCTCGGTCGCGGAGATGTGCGGCAACGGGGTGCGTGTGTTCGCGCACTACCTCCAGCGGGCCGGACATGTGGCCGAAGGCGACATCACGATCGCCACGCGCGCAGGCGTGAAGAGCGTGCACCTCGCCAAGAACGGGGACGTCACCGTCGGCATGGGCAAGGCGGTCCTCCCCGAGGGGGACGTCACCGTGAGCGTCGACGGGCACAGCTGGCCCGCCCGCAACGTGAACATGGGCAACCCGCACGCCGTCGCCTTCGTGGACCACCTCGGCCAGGCGGGCAACCTGTTCACGCCGCCCCCCGTCACGCCCGCGTCGGCCTACCCGGACGGGGTGAACGTCGAGTTCGTGGTCGACCGGGGCCCGCGCCACGTCGCCCTGCGTGTCCACGAGCGCGGCTCCGGAGAGACCCGTTCGTGCGGCACGGGCGCCTGCGCGGTGGCCGTCGCCACGGCCCGCCGCGACGGCGCCGACCCAGCCGTCACCGGGACTCCGGTGACGTACACCGTCGACGTGCCCGGCGGACGCCTGGTGATCACCGAGCACCCGGACGGCGCGATCGAGATGACCGGCCCCGCGGTGATCGTCGCCGAGGGCGACATCGACGCGGAGTGGCTGGCCGCCGTCCGGCTCTGA
- a CDS encoding bifunctional (p)ppGpp synthetase/guanosine-3',5'-bis(diphosphate) 3'-pyrophosphohydrolase: MSAEATNPATPGPATPSPQPSVPQEQGGSPTRRKGRPRIDLRRLGRAALLGPTARDRLPDAIGHVAEAHRAHHPDADMEPLRRAYVLAESSHRGQMRKSGEPYITHPLAVTLILAELGAETTTLTASLLHDTVEDTEVTLDQVRSEFGDEVCYLVDGVTKLEKVDYGAAAEPETFRKMLVATGNDVRVMSIKLADRLHNMRTLGVMRPEKQARIAKVTRDVLIPLAERLGVQALKTELEDLVFAILHPEEYEHTRELIVDNASRPGDPLAEIAEEVRGVLREAGIQAEVLIRPRHFVSVHRVSRKRGPMRGADFGRLLVLVNEDADCYGVLGELHTCLTPVVSEFKDFIAVPKFNLYQSLHTAVASGDGQVAEVLIRTHQMHKVAEAGVIALGNPYTGPAEEQTDGDGERAADGERVDPTRPGWLSRLLDWQQGAPDPDTFWSTLREDLAQDREITVFRADGGSLGLPEGASCVDAAYAQYGEDAHACIGARVNGRLATLSTVLKDGDTVQLLMGQDPASEPSREWLEHAQTPAARIAIQRWLAAHPSPRDAAPPEEPAAAPRPAAEAPAARPAANAVVEQPGASVRLAGCCTPVPPDRVTGFAVRGGVVTVHRVECAGVARMKGAGRAEVEVSWGDTTECRVTLVAESFGRPHLLADLTEAIALEGAAIVSATVEPPSQQRVRHTYTLQLPDAAHLPGLMRAMRNVPGVYDVSRAQHAAAAAQ, translated from the coding sequence ATGAGTGCGGAGGCGACGAATCCCGCGACGCCAGGCCCTGCAACGCCCTCCCCCCAGCCGTCGGTTCCGCAGGAGCAGGGGGGATCGCCGACGCGCAGGAAGGGCCGCCCGCGGATCGACCTGCGCCGCCTCGGCCGGGCCGCGCTGCTCGGCCCGACCGCCCGTGACCGGCTGCCCGACGCGATCGGCCACGTCGCCGAGGCCCACCGCGCCCACCACCCCGACGCGGACATGGAACCGCTGCGCCGGGCGTACGTGCTGGCGGAGTCCTCGCACCGGGGCCAGATGCGCAAGAGCGGGGAGCCGTACATCACCCACCCGCTCGCGGTGACCCTGATCCTCGCCGAACTCGGCGCGGAGACCACGACGTTGACCGCCTCCCTGCTCCACGACACCGTCGAGGACACGGAAGTGACGCTCGATCAGGTCCGCTCCGAGTTCGGCGACGAGGTCTGCTATCTCGTCGACGGCGTCACCAAGTTGGAGAAGGTCGACTACGGGGCCGCCGCCGAACCCGAGACCTTCCGCAAGATGCTCGTGGCGACCGGCAACGACGTCCGCGTGATGTCGATCAAACTCGCCGACCGGCTGCACAACATGCGGACCCTCGGTGTGATGCGCCCCGAGAAACAGGCCCGGATCGCCAAGGTGACCAGGGACGTCCTGATCCCGCTCGCCGAACGCCTCGGTGTCCAGGCGCTGAAGACCGAACTCGAGGACCTCGTCTTCGCGATCCTGCACCCCGAGGAGTACGAGCACACCAGGGAACTGATCGTCGACAACGCGTCGCGCCCCGGCGACCCGCTCGCGGAGATCGCCGAAGAGGTGCGCGGTGTCCTGCGCGAGGCCGGGATCCAGGCCGAAGTCCTCATCCGGCCGCGCCACTTCGTCTCCGTGCACCGCGTGTCACGCAAGCGCGGGCCCATGCGCGGCGCGGACTTCGGACGGCTCCTCGTGCTCGTGAACGAGGACGCCGACTGCTACGGCGTTCTCGGTGAACTGCACACCTGTCTCACGCCCGTGGTGTCGGAGTTCAAGGATTTCATCGCGGTCCCCAAGTTCAACCTGTACCAGTCGCTGCACACGGCCGTGGCGAGCGGCGACGGCCAGGTGGCCGAAGTCCTCATCCGTACCCACCAGATGCACAAGGTCGCCGAGGCCGGCGTCATCGCCCTCGGCAACCCCTACACCGGTCCCGCGGAGGAGCAGACGGACGGCGACGGCGAACGGGCGGCGGACGGCGAGCGGGTCGACCCCACCCGCCCCGGCTGGCTCTCCCGGCTCCTCGACTGGCAGCAGGGCGCCCCGGACCCGGACACGTTCTGGTCCACCCTGCGCGAGGACCTCGCCCAGGACCGCGAGATCACCGTCTTCCGGGCCGACGGCGGCTCGTTGGGCCTGCCCGAGGGCGCCAGTTGCGTGGACGCCGCGTACGCGCAGTACGGCGAGGACGCGCACGCCTGTATCGGCGCCCGCGTCAACGGGCGGCTCGCGACGCTGAGCACGGTGCTGAAGGACGGCGACACCGTGCAGCTCCTGATGGGACAGGACCCGGCCTCGGAACCCTCCAGGGAGTGGCTGGAGCACGCCCAGACACCCGCCGCACGGATCGCCATCCAGCGCTGGCTGGCCGCGCACCCCTCGCCCCGCGACGCGGCGCCCCCCGAGGAGCCCGCCGCGGCCCCCAGGCCGGCCGCCGAGGCTCCCGCGGCCCGCCCCGCCGCGAACGCCGTCGTCGAACAGCCGGGCGCCTCCGTACGCCTCGCGGGCTGCTGCACCCCCGTGCCGCCCGACCGCGTGACCGGCTTCGCCGTACGCGGCGGAGTGGTGACCGTGCACCGCGTCGAGTGCGCCGGCGTGGCACGTATGAAGGGCGCGGGGCGCGCGGAGGTCGAGGTGAGCTGGGGCGACACCACCGAGTGCCGCGTCACGCTGGTCGCCGAGTCCTTCGGGCGTCCCCATCTGCTCGCCGACCTCACCGAGGCCATCGCCCTGGAGGGCGCCGCCATCGTCTCCGCGACCGTCGAACCACCCAGCCAGCAGCGCGTACGCCACACCTACACGCTCCAACTCCCGGACGCGGCCCACCTCCCAGGGCTGATGCGGGCGATGCGGAACGTACCGGGCGTGTACGACGTGAGCAGGGCACAGCACGCCGCGGCCGCCGCGCAGTAG
- a CDS encoding M1 family metallopeptidase, with product MLLTPRPSTHRTGTSGTLGATTPDSTAPATTPPGPRNRRVRAALLAAAVSVCLVAASAPSPATPLGIGDRLFPHLGNPGYDVRSYDLSFAYTGKNTEPLAAVTTIDAVTSRRLDRVNLDYAHGTVGSVEVNGSPAAFTSAGDDLVVTPAQPVPAGGWMRITVRHHSDPAAGGDQDGGWVRTEDGLAMANQADAGHLVFPCNDHPSDKAMFTIHVTAPEGYTAVANGLPTGVVRAPGGTTWTYRTKHPMATELTQVSIGRSTVLHRTGPHGLPVRDVVPTKDRERLEPWLRKTPDQIAWMERKVGRYPFETYGLLMAQARTGFELETQTLSLFERELFTQPAYPKWYVESIMVHELSHQWFGDSVTPRDWSDLWLNEGHATWYEALYAQEKGKKPMEARMKAAYRASDTWRAAGGPPAAPKGPRPGQKISIFRPNVYDGAALALYALRQEIGRSAFERLERAWVAVHRDGTASTADFERLASSIGNRDLSGFFQAWLYGKKTPPMPGHPDWRSDAPKARKGAR from the coding sequence ATGCTGCTCACCCCCCGTCCCAGCACCCACCGAACCGGCACGTCGGGCACCCTTGGCGCCACGACACCCGACTCCACCGCCCCCGCCACCACGCCCCCCGGCCCCCGGAACCGCCGCGTCCGGGCGGCACTGCTCGCCGCCGCCGTCTCCGTCTGCCTCGTCGCCGCGAGTGCCCCGTCCCCGGCGACCCCCCTGGGCATCGGCGACCGCCTCTTCCCGCACCTGGGCAATCCCGGGTACGACGTCAGGTCGTACGACCTCTCCTTCGCCTACACCGGCAAGAACACCGAGCCGCTGGCCGCCGTCACCACGATCGACGCCGTGACGTCGCGCCGCCTCGATCGCGTCAATCTCGACTACGCGCACGGCACGGTGGGATCGGTCGAGGTCAACGGGTCACCGGCCGCGTTCACGAGCGCCGGTGACGACCTGGTGGTGACCCCCGCGCAACCGGTCCCCGCCGGCGGCTGGATGCGGATCACCGTGCGGCACCACAGCGATCCGGCGGCCGGCGGCGACCAGGACGGCGGCTGGGTGCGGACCGAGGACGGGCTCGCCATGGCCAACCAGGCCGACGCGGGCCACCTCGTCTTCCCGTGCAACGACCACCCCTCCGACAAGGCGATGTTCACCATCCACGTCACCGCGCCCGAGGGATACACGGCCGTGGCCAACGGTCTGCCCACCGGAGTGGTCCGTGCCCCCGGGGGCACCACCTGGACGTACCGCACGAAGCACCCCATGGCCACCGAGCTGACCCAGGTCTCCATCGGCCGCTCCACGGTCCTGCACCGCACCGGCCCGCACGGACTGCCGGTCCGCGACGTCGTACCCACCAAGGACCGCGAGCGGCTCGAACCGTGGCTCAGGAAGACCCCCGACCAGATCGCCTGGATGGAGCGCAAGGTCGGCCGGTACCCCTTCGAGACGTACGGCCTGCTGATGGCCCAGGCGCGCACCGGCTTCGAACTCGAGACGCAGACGCTCTCCCTCTTCGAGCGGGAGCTCTTCACCCAGCCCGCCTACCCCAAGTGGTACGTCGAGTCGATCATGGTGCACGAGCTGTCGCACCAGTGGTTCGGCGACAGCGTCACTCCGCGTGACTGGTCCGACCTGTGGCTCAACGAAGGACACGCCACCTGGTACGAGGCCCTGTACGCGCAGGAGAAGGGCAAGAAGCCCATGGAGGCCCGGATGAAGGCGGCCTACCGCGCGTCCGACACCTGGCGGGCCGCCGGCGGTCCGCCCGCGGCGCCGAAGGGGCCCAGGCCGGGCCAGAAGATCAGCATTTTCCGGCCGAACGTCTACGACGGCGCGGCGCTCGCCCTGTACGCGCTGCGCCAGGAGATCGGACGGTCCGCCTTCGAACGCCTGGAGCGGGCCTGGGTGGCCGTCCACCGGGACGGCACGGCCTCGACCGCGGACTTCGAGCGGCTCGCCTCCAGCATCGGCAACCGTGACCTGAGCGGGTTCTTCCAGGCGTGGCTGTACGGGAAGAAGACACCCCCGATGCCCGGGCACCCGGACTGGAGGAGTGACGCCCCGAAGGCACGCAAGGGCGCCCGGTAA
- the hflX gene encoding GTPase HflX, whose protein sequence is MTSSSSPSQDAQSLAQNYPEGLRADALMEEDVAWSHEIDGERDGDQFDRSERAALRRVAGLSTELEDVTEVEYRQLRLERVVLVGVWTSGTIQDADNSLAELAALAETAGALVLDGVVQRRDKPDAATYIGSGKANELRDIVLETGADTVICDGELSPGQLIHLEDVVKVKVIDRTALILDIFAQHAKSREGKAQVALAQMQYMLPRLRGWGQSLSRQMGGGKGGGLATRGPGETKIETDRRRIREKMAKMRREIAEMKTGREIKRQERRRNRVPSVAIAGYTNAGKSSLLNRLTGAGVLVQNELFATLDPTVRRAETPSGRIYTLADTVGFVRHLPHHLVEAFRSTMEEVGDSDLILHVVDGSHPAPEEQLAAVREVIRDVGATGVPEIVVINKADAADPLVLQRLMRNETRSIAVSARTGLNIDELLALIDNELPRPSVEIEALVPYTHGRLVARAHSEGEVISEEHTPEGTLLKVRVHEELASDLAPYVPAPAL, encoded by the coding sequence ATGACCTCCTCTTCTTCCCCTTCCCAGGACGCGCAGAGCCTCGCGCAGAACTACCCCGAAGGTCTTCGGGCCGATGCCCTGATGGAAGAGGACGTCGCCTGGAGCCACGAGATCGACGGAGAGCGGGACGGCGACCAGTTCGACCGCTCCGAGCGCGCGGCCCTGCGCCGCGTCGCCGGCCTCTCCACCGAACTCGAGGACGTCACCGAGGTCGAGTACCGGCAGCTCCGTCTGGAGCGCGTCGTCCTCGTCGGTGTCTGGACCTCGGGAACCATCCAGGACGCGGACAACTCGCTCGCCGAGCTGGCCGCCCTGGCGGAGACCGCGGGCGCGCTCGTGCTCGACGGTGTGGTGCAGCGCCGCGACAAGCCCGACGCGGCCACGTACATCGGATCCGGCAAGGCCAACGAACTGCGGGACATCGTCCTGGAGACCGGCGCCGACACCGTGATCTGCGACGGTGAGCTGAGCCCCGGCCAGCTGATCCACCTCGAGGACGTCGTCAAGGTCAAGGTCATCGACCGTACGGCCCTGATCCTCGACATCTTCGCCCAGCACGCCAAGTCCCGTGAGGGCAAGGCGCAGGTCGCGCTCGCGCAGATGCAGTACATGCTGCCGAGGCTGCGCGGCTGGGGTCAGTCGCTGTCCCGTCAGATGGGCGGCGGCAAGGGCGGCGGCCTCGCCACCCGTGGTCCCGGTGAGACCAAGATCGAGACGGACCGGCGCCGTATCCGCGAGAAGATGGCGAAGATGCGCCGGGAGATCGCGGAGATGAAGACCGGCCGCGAGATCAAGCGCCAGGAGCGGCGCAGGAACAGGGTGCCCTCGGTCGCCATCGCCGGTTACACCAACGCCGGCAAGTCGTCCCTGCTCAACCGCCTGACCGGCGCGGGCGTCCTGGTACAGAACGAGCTGTTCGCCACCCTGGACCCGACCGTGCGCCGTGCCGAGACGCCCAGCGGGCGGATCTACACGCTCGCGGACACCGTCGGCTTCGTACGGCATCTGCCGCACCACCTCGTCGAGGCGTTCCGATCCACGATGGAGGAGGTCGGCGACTCCGACCTGATCCTGCACGTGGTCGACGGATCGCACCCGGCGCCGGAGGAGCAGCTGGCCGCCGTGCGCGAGGTCATCCGTGACGTCGGCGCCACGGGCGTCCCCGAGATCGTGGTGATCAACAAGGCGGACGCGGCCGACCCGCTGGTCCTCCAGCGCCTGATGCGGAACGAGACGCGCTCCATCGCGGTCTCGGCCCGCACCGGCCTGAACATCGACGAGCTGCTCGCGCTGATCGACAACGAGCTGCCCCGCCCCTCGGTCGAGATCGAGGCGCTCGTGCCGTACACGCACGGCAGACTGGTCGCGCGTGCCCACTCCGAGGGCGAGGTGATCTCCGAGGAGCACACCCCGGAGGGCACGCTGCTCAAGGTGCGGGTCCACGAGGAACTGGCGTCGGACCTCGCGCCGTACGTTCCGGCGCCGGCGCTCTAG
- a CDS encoding serine protease, with translation MPSIRPPFTARRGRSARRTTSPVLAAVGLAATLALTATACDSSSSTASDRPSTSASQNGDDKIKIPDDIRNKLKEHGIDIDKWKNGAWKNWNRDDWLREANDFVNPIIKGLWNPDRMRGADDPDRNKGVDENDLSGDQGVTDPTPAPVAAKAVSPAYHDSVPEAGKVFFDSPEGTMVCSATVVEDPAHPGKSNLVWTAGHCVHAGKKGGWYRNIAFVPSYNSAGRTSAELQNADRTEVAPYGVWWSDWAQTSDQWIEQGGPTGGQGASYDYAVLHVTPEKGGDGKSLEETVGAALPVDFDAPAVPKVASITATGYPAAAPFDGQKLYQCTDRPGRLSVAQADPTMYRIGCTMTGGSSGGGWVAAGSDGKPALVSNTSIGPVSAGWLAGPHLGDVAKGVYDSVSKKFAGR, from the coding sequence ATGCCATCCATACGCCCGCCCTTCACCGCCCGTCGAGGGAGGAGCGCGCGCCGCACCACCTCCCCCGTGCTGGCCGCGGTCGGCCTGGCCGCGACCCTGGCGCTGACCGCCACCGCCTGCGACTCGAGCAGCAGCACGGCGAGCGACCGGCCCAGCACGTCGGCGTCCCAGAACGGCGACGACAAGATCAAGATCCCGGACGACATCAGGAACAAGCTCAAAGAGCACGGGATCGACATCGACAAGTGGAAGAACGGCGCCTGGAAGAACTGGAACCGGGACGACTGGCTGCGCGAGGCCAACGACTTCGTCAACCCCATCATCAAGGGGCTGTGGAACCCGGACCGGATGCGCGGCGCCGACGACCCGGACAGGAACAAGGGCGTCGACGAGAACGACCTCTCCGGTGACCAGGGCGTCACCGATCCGACCCCGGCCCCGGTGGCTGCGAAGGCCGTGAGCCCCGCGTACCACGACAGCGTGCCCGAGGCGGGGAAGGTGTTCTTCGACTCCCCCGAAGGCACGATGGTCTGCTCGGCGACCGTGGTCGAGGACCCCGCGCACCCGGGCAAGTCGAACCTCGTGTGGACCGCGGGCCACTGCGTGCACGCCGGCAAGAAGGGCGGCTGGTACCGCAACATCGCCTTCGTGCCCTCGTACAACAGCGCCGGCAGGACGTCCGCCGAGCTGCAGAACGCCGACCGGACGGAGGTCGCTCCGTACGGTGTCTGGTGGAGCGACTGGGCGCAGACCTCGGACCAGTGGATCGAGCAGGGCGGCCCCACGGGCGGTCAGGGCGCTTCGTACGACTACGCGGTGCTGCACGTGACGCCCGAGAAGGGCGGCGACGGCAAGTCCCTGGAGGAGACGGTCGGCGCCGCGCTCCCGGTGGACTTCGACGCTCCGGCCGTACCGAAGGTCGCGAGCATCACGGCGACGGGCTATCCGGCGGCGGCGCCGTTCGACGGCCAGAAGCTGTACCAGTGCACGGACAGGCCCGGCCGGCTCTCCGTCGCCCAGGCGGACCCGACGATGTACCGCATCGGCTGCACCATGACGGGCGGCTCCTCCGGCGGCGGCTGGGTGGCGGCCGGCTCGGACGGCAAGCCCGCGCTGGTGTCCAACACCTCGATCGGCCCGGTCAGCGCGGGCTGGCTGGCAGGACCGCATCTGGGCGACGTGGCCAAGGGTGTGTACGACTCGGTGAGCAAGAAGTTCGCGGGGCGGTGA